GCAACTAACCATTCACAGGTAGCAGCTAATTCGACATGACCATACCAGCGTGGCAACGTTCGAAAAGCATCCAAACCAATAATCCAGTACCACTGAACTTTTAGATGAAGTTTCTGTAAATCTTGCAGAGTCGTGATGGCATAAGAAGGCCCCACTCGATTAGCCTCAACCTGGGTAACGCTGAAAGCGGGATGATCGGCGATCGCTCGTTGCACCATTTGTAGACGATGCTCAAAACTCAATCCGAGTTGCTGAGATTTATGGGGTGCTAAGCGGGTCGGTACCCAAATCACTTGATCAAGGGCGGCTTGCTGTAAGGCGGCCTCAGCCATTACCAGATGTCCCCAATGAATAGGGTCAAACGTCCCCCCCAAAATTGCCACTTTCTGCATGCTAAACTGGCTACTTTTCCAAGCGTCAATTCGCTGGAATCTTAAACTCAGTCACAGTCCCATAACACTGCGTTACTGTAATCCTGAAACCAGCTGAGTGGAGTTGCTTATCTCCGTACAAACCCTAGTTGCAACCATAAAGGCTAGATGTAGGATGCAGGAGATTCGGTAAAAAACCGAGGAATTCCTAGAAGCTGCTGAGGAATTCCTCGGCTAATTGTCTTAATCAAGCTCAACCCTATACAAGTCTAGTGATTTGGTTCTAGCTATGTTTTTTCAGGACATTTCCGGATCTGTAACGCCCTTGACGAGTAAAGATAAAAACAGTCCTAGGGTTATAAAAACCCTTAGATGAGAGCAATAGGAACAACTAATTTGGAGTGATAAAGCTTCAAAAAGACGTTCTTTCTCTAAAGAAGTAAATGCTTGGCGACCTATATCGCGAAAAAGCAATTCTTGATATGATATCGCGTGTTATTGGTGTGGTGTGGTGTGTAAGGAGCTAAAATGCTGAACTCTGTTGATTTCAGCGGGAGGCCGTTTCATTTCATTGGAATTGGTGGAATTGGAATGTCGGCCCTCGCTTACGTTCTGGCAAAACGTAGGCTACCTGTTTCTGGCTCAGATATTCGCTTAAATCACATTACTCAGCGCTTACAAGATTTAGGAGCGCACATTTTCTGGAGCCAAGATGCCATAAATTTAGAATTTTTTCGACAAGCTGAATCGTCTAAAAATGACGTATTACCAGCAACATCCGTGGCGATCGCGGCGAATAGAGGGGTAGCCCAAGAAACCCTAGCCCCTGTCAGTAAGTTATCTAGTAATGTCGATACGGCCCTGTTGCCTCAGGTGATTTGCTCCACGGCAATTAACCCAGCCAATGCAGAATACCGAGCTGCCTTAGAGTTGGGGTGTCCGATTTTTCATCGCTCTGACCTACTAGCAGCCCTAATTCAGAATTACCAGAGTATTTCCGTTGCTGGAACGCATGGTAAAACTACGACCAGCAGCATGATTGGTCATTTACTGCTAGAGACAGGCTTGGACCCCACGATTGTAGTGGGGGGAGAGGTGAAAGCTTGGGAAGGGAATGCCCGATTAGGAGCAGGACCCTATTTAGTCGCTGAGGCGGATGAGTCCGATGGCTCTCTCGTAAAGTTTTCATCTGAAATTGGCATCGTCACCAATATTGAACTAGATCACCCGGATCACTACAGCACTTTAGACGAGGTGATTTCCACGTTCAAAACCTTTGCCAGTCACTGCAAAACCCTAATTGGTTGCATTGATTGTGCCACGGTTCGAAATGCACTCCAACCACACATTACCTATAGCTTGCATCGAGAATCGGGTGCTGACTACACGGTAGACTGCGTTACTTATCAGGCAAACGGCACCAAGGCTCAAGTCTGGGAACGGGGTCAATTGCTCGGAGAACTCAACCTCAAACTGCTGGGGCAACACAACCTGAGCAATGCCCTGGCAGCGGTTGCGGTAGGCCGACTCTTAAACCTGGACTTTGCCCAAGTAGCTCAGGCGATCGCGACTTTTGAAGGAGCTCGCCGTCGCTTTGAATATCGTGGCGAATACAACGATATTTTGTTCGTAGATGACTACGCTCATCATCCGAGTGAAATTCGAGCCACGCTAGCAGCAGCCCATCTCCAAGCGACCGAGTTGCCCACTGCCCACCAAAGACGAGTCATCGCTGTTTTTCAACCCCACCGTTACAGCCGCACTCAAACTTTCTTGGCAGAGTTTGCTGAATCTTTTCAGGATGCTGATGTAGTTGTAGTCACGGATATCTATGCAGCCGGAGAACCCCAGCCAGACAATCTGACGGGACAACAGGTTGTAGATGCGATCGCGGCCCACCATGATCACGTCGTATTTCAACCTTCGTTGCCAGCAGTCCAAAGCTTTTTGGATCAAACGCTGCAACCAAAAGACTTGGCTTTATTTTTGGGGGCTGGTAACTTAAACCAAATTATCCCGGAAGTAATGGCCTTTCAGGAGCGTGCCGCAAAAAGCATATCTCAAGAAAGGTGCGATCAAACCTCCTTCTAATGTTCACTATGAACAATCACCGTATAGCAGTTTTACGATGAATGGAAGATTGCTGTACCAGGATTGGCCACAACCTGGAGAAGCGGAAACCAATCTTTCATCTTAGGCCCGTAGGCATGGAGCAGTTGGACTATCATGACTCTTTCCCAAGATCCGCCTAGCATTCTGAAGCCTTCCACTTTTATCCCCTCTAAAACGAAAACTGAGGCTGCTCCTCCTAAACTAACCCCCGGCTCCTCAAAATACTCACCCATTCGCTTGCCTGCTACTGAGTGTCTGATCAAACCTCAAGTCTCCCTAGCCCCCTTCACCTCTTTTCGAGTGGGAGGGCCAGCCGAATGGTTTGTTTCTCCGAGACGAGCAGAGGAAATGCAAGCCAGCATCGATTGGGCTAACCAAGAGGGTTTGCCTGTTACCTTGCTAGGAGCAGGCTCCAATTTGTTAGTCAGCGATCGCGGTTTGCCTGGTTTAATCATTTGTACCAGGCATTTTCGCCAAGCCCATTTTGATGCAGAAACAGGTCAAATCACGGCTGGGGCTGGAGAACCATTAGTCCGTCTCGCTTGGCAAGCCGCAGAACGGGGTTGGGAAGGTCTGGAATGGGCAGTGGGGATTCCTGGCACCCTAGGCGGTGCAGTGGTCATGAACGCAGGGGCACATGGAGATTGCACTGCTGATGTTTTAGTCAATGCTCATGTGCTCTTACCCAATGGCACGAAAGAGATTCTCCTGCCTGATGACTTGGGCTTCAACTACCGCACCTCAGCGCTACAAGGCGATCGCCGCTTAGTCACCCAAGCAACCCTACAATTAAGACCAGGAGCCGACCCTGCTCAAGTAATGGCAGCCACAACCACCCACTTAAAGCAGCGCCAGACTACTCAGCCCTATCATTTGCCCAGTTGTGGGAGCGTTTTCCGCAATCCTGGCCCGCAAACGGCTGGTTGGCTAATTGAACAAGCAGGGTTAAAAGGACATCGGATTGGAGGAGCGCAGGTTGCTCAGCGACATGCAAACTTCATTCTCAACTGTGGGGGTGCGACTGCTCACGATATTTTCCAGCTCATTCGTCACGTGCAGCAACAAGTAGAGCAACATTGGTCATTGCGGCTAGAACCCGAAGTAAAAATGCTGGGAGAGTTTCAACTCGCTTAAGCCAAGTTGCATCAAGAATCAGGCTTTTGGTGGGGATAAGTAAAGGTCTGTCAAACAGTCTATCAAACAGAAAGTCTGTCAAAGAGACGGTGAGAGTGGCAGAATAGCAGAGACTAGGAACAACAACCTAATTAGACAAACAACTCGTACCCAATCTAAACGTTATGAGCAAAGGACAGGGATTTGGCTTCGGTCTGGGCAAGATGAAAGAGCTGACCGAGGCATTCAAGAAGGCGCAACAAGTACAAGAAGGTGCCAAACAGCTCCAAGAAGACTTGGAGCAAATGGAAATTGAAGGACAAGCGGGTGGGGGCATGGTGAAGGTGGTCCTCAGTGGCAACCAGGAGCCCCGACGAGTAGAAATTTCAGCCGATGTGCTAGGGGAAGGCGCTGAGGTCGTTTCTGACTTGGTGACTGCTGCCATGAAGGACGCTTATAACAAGTCCACAGCCACCATGCGCGAAAAAATGGAAGAGTTGACAGGTGGCCTAAACCTACCTGGCCTCTAAACCAACAGCATTTAGCAGTCTTACTCGATCCGGGCAAGCAGTTTGTGTCTGCTCTCTGCCCGGTTTTGTTGTGTTGACTTTGCAAATGTGCGATCGCCCTTGTCAATGCTAAGTTCGTGTTTGCTTAACTTCTCCTTCTCAATTTCTCCAATTTCTCTCAGGGGCAAGTAGGCGAGTAGCTCGAATTTAGTAGGGAGAGGGGTTAGGCTGAACTGGGACGTTGAGTAGCTTGGTAATCGTGCCATAAAGCCGATTGGCTAGGACGGCATTGGCTGCATCCGTTAGATGAATTGTGTCCACAAAAGCTTGACCGGAAAAGTTGCCATAGAGATTGTAGAGGTTCAGAGCAGTGACAGTTTTAGGAAATTCCTTCTGAACCTGAAGCATGGCACGCTCTATTTCCGTATACCCTGCCTTCACCCTTTGGGTATAAGAGTCGCCTAGCGCTTGCTGAATCTTGGTTTCTTCCGCAGAAATATTTTTGCCAGTTCGGCTGGTAACTTCTGGTTGGAGAGCAACAATCAAAGGAACTTTGGCCGCTGCCGCTAAGCGAGCCATTTGTTGGAGATGGCTACGGTAGCGGTTCGCCCGATCCTTTAGCTCGGTTGGATTGCCGGGAAGCTGCTCGGCTAGGGGGGCATCGCTACTAGCGGCCACTAAGCTAAGTTCGTCCACCGAGGGTTCAGGTTTGAGCAGCCAATATTGCACGCCTTTGACTAAGTAAGACTGCGTCACCAAATTGCCTAGCTGCTGGCTTAGATGCGCCGAAAAATGACGGGGTGCATCTTCTAGTAGAGCCTGGGCTCCGGGTACAGCCACACCTTCCTCGGTACTGGGGAGAAGCAAATCTCGGTAGCCGTCTACAACCACAATCATGTCTGGTTGGTAGGCCAAAACTTGCATGGCGAGTTGGGCTGATTCATTCCCAGAAGCGTACCCAGGAACAGCTGCATTAATCACCCGATATTTTCCATCTCGAATCCGAGGCGGTAATGCTAAGGCTTTATCAACTTCTTCTTTGTAGTAAGGTAAAACGTCCGGTCGAAATTTTCCTGGGTTCTGTTTCTGCTGCGCAACTTGTTGATTGAGGCTAGCTTCTAATTTGTGGGCAAAGGTAGCTTGGTTATTGGAACTCATTTGCCCAAAGGCTGTAGAACCACCTAGGACAAAAATCCGCGTTTCACCTTTTGGTTTTGCGAGTGGCACTGGGCGATCGCTACGGAACCCTTGCTCGTTCACTTGCCAAAATTCGCTTTTCTGTTGACTGACAAGCTTATACCCTGTCACTAAACTAGGCTTAGCTGCTAACTGGCCCTTGACTGGCAAACCGTCATAAGGCTGCTGGCTTGCATCCAAAAACCTAAGGCCGTAGGCTGTGGCTTTGGTTGGTTTACCCTGATAAGCTGCCAATTCGTTACTTTGTCCTGTGACCCCAGCAAAAGTGCGGGCTAAAACCTCTAGAGCAACCAACAAAAGAGGCAGGCTTAATAAGGTGATCAAGGGCCAAGGGAGCCGACGTTGTTTTCGATAAGCAGATCTACGGCTAGGCCTAAACATCAAGTACTTTCCTCGTAATACCAATAGTAGCGACCAGTGTTTGCCTAAGTTGAGCAAATGATGCTGGCAAACAATGCAGTCGGAAATTGCACATTCAAGAAGAGTTACACCCCTAGGGTCAGAAGGTCAAGGTTTAATGTCAGTTCCGCAGACTCATCCCTACCTCTGCAAGGGTTACTGCTCGGAAACCGGAAAGAGTGGTTAATATATTAAAGCTGCTCCCAGCGATCGCTCATAAACCTCAACCGCCACCATGCCTTACAAACTGCTGTTCGTTTGTCTGGGTAACATTTGCCGCTCGCCCTCGGCAGAAAACATCATGAACCACCTGATCGAACAGGCAGGGTTGGGCCATGAAATTATCTGTGACTCGGCTGGAACTTCTAGTTACCACATTGGCAGTGCTCCCGATCGGCGGATGACCGCAGCCGCTAAGCAACGAGGCATTGTGCTTCAAGGTCAAGCTCGGCAACTCCAGAAGGAGGATCTTGCAGCCTTTGACCTCATCCTGGCAATGGATCAAGAAAACTACCAAAATATTTTGGCGTTAGACCCAAGCGGAAAGTATCGCGATCGCGTGCGCTTGATGTGTGACTTTTGCACTCATTACTCAGAACGAGAAGTTCCTGACCCTTACTACGGTGGATCAGAAGGCTTTAACCATGTAATTGATTTGCTGTTAGATGCTTGTACTGGCCTATTGCAGCACATCATCACGACGCAGCAGTTGGCGGCTCCAGCTTCCAACCAAACGCTCTAAACGCTATGAATGGTAGGTTAGTTCATCAAGCCATGTTCCATCACAAAGCGCACTAGCTCTGCCCGATTATTGGTTTCAGTTTTACGCAATAAGCTGCTGACGTGTTTTTCGACGGTACGAGGGCTGAGATGCAAGCGATGACCGATTTGAA
This region of Trichocoleus desertorum NBK24 genomic DNA includes:
- a CDS encoding YbaB/EbfC family nucleoid-associated protein; protein product: MSKGQGFGFGLGKMKELTEAFKKAQQVQEGAKQLQEDLEQMEIEGQAGGGMVKVVLSGNQEPRRVEISADVLGEGAEVVSDLVTAAMKDAYNKSTATMREKMEELTGGLNLPGL
- a CDS encoding SGNH/GDSL hydrolase family protein; the protein is MFRPSRRSAYRKQRRLPWPLITLLSLPLLLVALEVLARTFAGVTGQSNELAAYQGKPTKATAYGLRFLDASQQPYDGLPVKGQLAAKPSLVTGYKLVSQQKSEFWQVNEQGFRSDRPVPLAKPKGETRIFVLGGSTAFGQMSSNNQATFAHKLEASLNQQVAQQKQNPGKFRPDVLPYYKEEVDKALALPPRIRDGKYRVINAAVPGYASGNESAQLAMQVLAYQPDMIVVVDGYRDLLLPSTEEGVAVPGAQALLEDAPRHFSAHLSQQLGNLVTQSYLVKGVQYWLLKPEPSVDELSLVAASSDAPLAEQLPGNPTELKDRANRYRSHLQQMARLAAAAKVPLIVALQPEVTSRTGKNISAEETKIQQALGDSYTQRVKAGYTEIERAMLQVQKEFPKTVTALNLYNLYGNFSGQAFVDTIHLTDAANAVLANRLYGTITKLLNVPVQPNPSPY
- the murB gene encoding UDP-N-acetylmuramate dehydrogenase, with amino-acid sequence MTLSQDPPSILKPSTFIPSKTKTEAAPPKLTPGSSKYSPIRLPATECLIKPQVSLAPFTSFRVGGPAEWFVSPRRAEEMQASIDWANQEGLPVTLLGAGSNLLVSDRGLPGLIICTRHFRQAHFDAETGQITAGAGEPLVRLAWQAAERGWEGLEWAVGIPGTLGGAVVMNAGAHGDCTADVLVNAHVLLPNGTKEILLPDDLGFNYRTSALQGDRRLVTQATLQLRPGADPAQVMAATTTHLKQRQTTQPYHLPSCGSVFRNPGPQTAGWLIEQAGLKGHRIGGAQVAQRHANFILNCGGATAHDIFQLIRHVQQQVEQHWSLRLEPEVKMLGEFQLA
- a CDS encoding low molecular weight protein-tyrosine-phosphatase, with translation MPYKLLFVCLGNICRSPSAENIMNHLIEQAGLGHEIICDSAGTSSYHIGSAPDRRMTAAAKQRGIVLQGQARQLQKEDLAAFDLILAMDQENYQNILALDPSGKYRDRVRLMCDFCTHYSEREVPDPYYGGSEGFNHVIDLLLDACTGLLQHIITTQQLAAPASNQTL
- the nadD gene encoding nicotinate (nicotinamide) nucleotide adenylyltransferase; its protein translation is MQKVAILGGTFDPIHWGHLVMAEAALQQAALDQVIWVPTRLAPHKSQQLGLSFEHRLQMVQRAIADHPAFSVTQVEANRVGPSYAITTLQDLQKLHLKVQWYWIIGLDAFRTLPRWYGHVELAATCEWLVAPRLQPSDSCSSDSCSPGNALITLNTELGWTAEMIASCEQVIALMAQKSITIRWQRLPMPMLGVSSSLIRQYCREKRSVRYLVPEAVRTYIIAHHLYQKDA
- the murC gene encoding UDP-N-acetylmuramate--L-alanine ligase — encoded protein: MLNSVDFSGRPFHFIGIGGIGMSALAYVLAKRRLPVSGSDIRLNHITQRLQDLGAHIFWSQDAINLEFFRQAESSKNDVLPATSVAIAANRGVAQETLAPVSKLSSNVDTALLPQVICSTAINPANAEYRAALELGCPIFHRSDLLAALIQNYQSISVAGTHGKTTTSSMIGHLLLETGLDPTIVVGGEVKAWEGNARLGAGPYLVAEADESDGSLVKFSSEIGIVTNIELDHPDHYSTLDEVISTFKTFASHCKTLIGCIDCATVRNALQPHITYSLHRESGADYTVDCVTYQANGTKAQVWERGQLLGELNLKLLGQHNLSNALAAVAVGRLLNLDFAQVAQAIATFEGARRRFEYRGEYNDILFVDDYAHHPSEIRATLAAAHLQATELPTAHQRRVIAVFQPHRYSRTQTFLAEFAESFQDADVVVVTDIYAAGEPQPDNLTGQQVVDAIAAHHDHVVFQPSLPAVQSFLDQTLQPKDLALFLGAGNLNQIIPEVMAFQERAAKSISQERCDQTSF